Proteins from one Candidatus Nitrospira nitrosa genomic window:
- a CDS encoding acyl-CoA desaturase translates to MIASTVSTGGLKRTYPVYVTVMLFSIIVGSAVIGVPLFGFLYGYTWFDWTMFALLYVITGLGITVGYHRLISHRSFSCPDGIKAVLLIAGGWALQQSALKWSADHIRHHAACDQDADPYNAKLGFWHSHCGWLFADKKYSDEKYATRLRQDPVVMWQHRYYTLIFLSGLAFPFLAGYLYNGWVGGMSCFMLAGIGRTFAVLNSTFCINSVCHLWGNQPHGQADSSRDSWAVSLLTFGEGYHNYHHTHPTDYRNGPLWYNFDPSKWVIFTLSLLGLAWSLRTANAADPQASNL, encoded by the coding sequence ATGATCGCGTCAACTGTCTCTACCGGCGGGCTTAAACGTACCTACCCGGTCTATGTCACGGTGATGCTCTTCAGCATTATCGTGGGAAGCGCCGTGATCGGAGTACCGTTATTTGGTTTCCTCTATGGATACACGTGGTTCGACTGGACGATGTTCGCGCTCCTCTATGTCATCACGGGATTAGGCATTACCGTGGGATACCACCGCCTCATCTCACACCGCAGCTTCAGCTGTCCTGATGGGATCAAGGCTGTCTTACTCATCGCCGGAGGATGGGCGCTTCAACAGTCCGCGCTCAAGTGGAGTGCCGATCACATCCGCCACCACGCGGCCTGCGACCAGGATGCAGATCCCTACAACGCGAAGCTTGGGTTCTGGCACAGCCACTGTGGATGGCTCTTTGCAGACAAGAAGTACTCGGACGAAAAATATGCGACCAGGCTTCGGCAAGATCCGGTCGTGATGTGGCAACACCGATACTACACCCTCATCTTCCTCTCGGGATTGGCGTTCCCATTCCTGGCAGGCTATCTGTACAACGGCTGGGTTGGGGGGATGAGCTGCTTTATGTTGGCCGGTATCGGCCGAACCTTCGCCGTACTGAATTCGACATTTTGTATCAACTCAGTCTGTCATCTGTGGGGAAACCAACCCCATGGCCAAGCAGATTCAAGTCGAGACAGCTGGGCAGTTTCCCTGCTGACATTCGGTGAGGGCTATCACAATTACCATCACACCCATCCAACGGACTACCGCAACGGTCCCCTCTGGTACAACTTTGACCCATCAAAATGGGTGATTTTCACCCTTTCCCTCCTGGGGTTAGCCTGGTCCCTTCGGACAGCCAATGCAGCTGACCCGCAGGCTTCGAACCTATAA
- a CDS encoding urease accessory protein UreD → MTMPTEQGQRKRAARKTGTSQPRASSGTRTSVRKKKSPERFATELVGRVGELKLTYTKLDHRTVISHSYFTTPWKLLPPIYLDDTGSAYTLLVNPSGGLVGGDHLSLDMTVEQHAHVIISAPSANRVYQTEGLVSEQHVAIAVEPGAILEWFPEHTIPFAGSRFRQSLRATVGPGATLFLWDALASGRIARGERWAFTDLENEILITTANGNSLLERYALDPATDLGVVGLAEEWDYVASFYVVNDALAPEVWTGLESTIAALLDTKPGAVLGGVSTPPVPGLAVKLLARTAPDLLAMMEALWAAAREAVLKLPPISLRKY, encoded by the coding sequence ATGACCATGCCGACAGAGCAGGGACAGCGGAAGCGGGCGGCTCGGAAAACGGGTACGTCTCAACCAAGGGCATCGTCTGGAACACGTACGTCTGTCCGGAAGAAAAAATCTCCTGAACGGTTTGCGACAGAGTTAGTCGGACGGGTCGGTGAGCTGAAGCTGACGTACACAAAGCTTGATCACCGTACGGTGATCTCTCACTCGTATTTCACTACGCCCTGGAAACTGCTGCCCCCTATCTATCTCGACGATACCGGGTCTGCCTATACCTTACTGGTCAATCCATCCGGTGGTCTGGTTGGGGGTGACCATCTGTCCCTTGATATGACGGTGGAGCAGCATGCGCATGTCATCATTTCAGCTCCCTCAGCCAACCGGGTGTATCAAACTGAAGGCCTGGTATCTGAACAGCATGTCGCCATCGCGGTCGAGCCCGGCGCGATTCTCGAATGGTTTCCTGAGCATACGATTCCCTTTGCCGGATCTCGGTTTCGGCAGAGTCTTAGGGCTACGGTTGGGCCTGGCGCAACCCTCTTCTTGTGGGATGCGCTTGCCTCAGGCCGCATTGCGAGGGGAGAACGGTGGGCCTTTACCGACCTGGAAAACGAAATCCTAATCACGACGGCCAACGGGAATTCGCTGCTCGAGCGATATGCCCTTGATCCGGCAACGGACTTAGGGGTGGTCGGTCTGGCCGAGGAATGGGATTATGTGGCCTCGTTCTACGTCGTGAACGACGCACTGGCCCCAGAGGTCTGGACTGGATTGGAGTCGACCATTGCTGCGCTCTTGGATACCAAGCCAGGAGCCGTATTAGGCGGCGTCTCAACCCCACCGGTACCAGGCCTTGCCGTCAAGCTCTTGGCCAGAACGGCTCCGGATCTCTTGGCGATGATGGAGGCCTTATGGGCCGCCGCTCGCGAAGCTGTATTGAAGCTCCCGCCTATCTCATTACGGAAATACTAA
- the ureG gene encoding urease accessory protein UreG, which yields MHDLNREHNHNWTPTQARKQGIPVIGIGGPVGSGKTALVEALCQRLRDRFSLAAVTNDIFTKIDAEILTKRAALPVDRILGVETGGCPHTAIREDASHNQEAIDDLLRRHPDVELIFLESGGDNLAATFSPELVDYVIYVIDVSGGDKIPRKGGPGITRSDFLVINKMDLAPHVRADLSVMDRDARKMRGELPFAFTNILSGEGMDAVVAWVEQRIPQRVKRS from the coding sequence ATGCATGATCTCAATCGTGAACATAATCACAATTGGACTCCGACTCAGGCGAGGAAACAAGGTATTCCGGTCATTGGTATTGGCGGGCCGGTTGGATCGGGAAAGACGGCGCTCGTGGAAGCATTGTGTCAGCGGCTGCGCGATCGTTTCAGCCTTGCAGCCGTGACCAACGATATTTTTACAAAAATTGATGCTGAAATCCTGACCAAGCGTGCCGCACTTCCGGTCGATCGGATTCTTGGTGTGGAAACAGGGGGCTGCCCCCATACGGCGATCCGTGAAGATGCATCCCATAACCAGGAAGCCATCGATGATCTGTTGCGCCGGCATCCGGATGTTGAGCTGATCTTCTTGGAAAGCGGCGGGGATAATCTTGCGGCCACGTTCAGCCCCGAACTGGTGGACTATGTCATTTATGTGATTGATGTGTCCGGTGGTGACAAAATTCCACGGAAGGGTGGACCGGGAATCACGCGATCTGATTTCCTCGTCATCAATAAAATGGATTTGGCCCCGCATGTGCGCGCAGATCTTTCCGTCATGGATCGGGATGCCCGTAAGATGCGTGGGGAGCTTCCCTTTGCCTTCACCAATATCCTGTCCGGCGAGGGGATGGATGCGGTGGTGGCGTGGGTTGAGCAACGCATCCCGCAACGAGTCAAGCGTTCATGA